GTCCATTACCTCTGGAGGCTTTCTTTGCTTAAATAGCTGATAGGAATTGTATGGAGTTATCAAAGAAATATATCAGTTTTATTTGCTTAGCTTTTCCTcttgtttttcctttccttccttTTGCACCGATGTCGTTTCACTGTTACGATCTCGGAGATCGTATCATCTCTCAGTGGAAGCAATAACGAAGACAGTAATGGCGGAGGAATTAGATACATATCCACAATCCCCACAGTCACAACTACAAGTAAATATCTCTTGAACTTTTATCAATGTTCtcagaaatatttcaaattgtcgaAGGGAAGGGTTGACTTGGCTAAAGCCTCATATATATACTGATTCTTGATAGTGGAGGGAGATTTTGGTTTGGGTACAGCTTTGGGTGATGAATTTGTCTCACCATGACTTGGCTTAGGTTATGATTCTTGAGAGAATTCTTCTGCTATGTGTCTTCAGAATATAAAGAATTAAGAAGATATTGCAGAGGAAGATGAGGGAGAAACCGAGAAAtaaatttgttatttttctgaaattttgtttTGAAATTCTGGAAGTTTTGCCTTTCATGTGGGACCCACTTGAGATAAGTTGGAATGCCACGTCATCTCTTTAACAGCTCCATTTGACGGAATCATGATGAAGTGATCTATCGGATGAGAAATCATAGTCtgagggtgtttttgataaaattaaaagtctagggactgaattgattttggacccaaattaCAAGgtagtaaacaatatttagcccttattaataaaagaaaagaaaatagaagaagagagagggggaCAGGAACCAAAACCTCTCTGAGAACAAAATGAAGTAAAGTACTCAAAGTGAGCACTAAGTAATAGTTACAAACTGATGAATAGAAGAAGGATATGCAGTAACGCATCAACCATATAAATGAAACACACCTATAGTTCATCAGCAACCATGCAGCAGAAACCACCATAACCCAAGCCCCACCTTTTCATGAAGTCTATCAAGCACCACAGAATTAGCTAATACGGAAATTCGGTAAACCTTGCAGAATTAGCTATCAAGTAGAATGTTGGACAACCATAGTGTTTGCATTTGAAAGATCTAAGCAACTGGGTAGAGTTCAGCTTTAGCTGAATTCAAACTAAGTTGTcgaatttattaataaattctagaaagtaaactccaaatcaCACATCTTTCGCCAACAATGTGATGCACTTTTACTGTTAGGTAAAGGTTTTTTTAAACCTGAAATGTGAACAAATTGGAGGGACTAATTATCCACATACAACGAATAAAGAAAGTTGGCAATTGGCATCTTCTTGTATTGATCTGTATGCTAGAAACCGCTCACTGTAAATCCTCCATCAACATTAACAACCTGTCCATTGATGTAAGAAGCAGCAGGAAGGCAGAGGAAAGAGACCAAGGATGAAATTTCATTAGGCTCAGCAACACGACGAATTGGAGTTCGACCTATTAATCGTCTGAAATCCTCAGAATGATCATCCTAATAAAAATTAACGGAGTTTAAAATGTTAGATCGATATAGGTCTCAAAACACAATTGTGCTAGGTTAATAAAATCTATCAAATTGTAGGTTAATTCGGAGGGCATATTTACATTTTCAACTTTAACACCGGTGTTGACAGCCCATGGCGCTACAGTGTTTGTTCGAATTTTGTCTCTTGCCCACTCACATGCCAAGTTCTTTGAAATTTGGATAACAGCACCTACGAAATAGCAACAAAAAACGATTAGTGAATTAAGCTCATCAATTAGTTTATAACAGAAAATAGTTTTTTGCTTAAGAAATTAAGATATTTATGACTCACTCTTTGTTGCTGCATAAGCAGATAGTCTAGGTAGAGCTATGGCACCAGCTATGGAGGCGATAAATACAATACTTGCATTTTCTGAGGCCTTCAAGAGAGGGTATGAAAGTTGACAGAGATGGTAAGAAGATTCAACATTGGTACCCATCATACTTGATAAATCTTCTAAAGTATATTCTTCGGTTCTTCTCAGGGTAACTGAAGCAGCGTTATTTACCTGCATATACATAATTAAATGAAATGTTATTTCCACTCTCAGTTTCTCGATCTCATTTTGCTAGACTATTTTTGCAAGTGTTTTAAAATTGACAAATTCAAAATGGCGATTTAAGATTGTAACTTTATAAGTGTAAACGGTttaagtttgacagatttggttcgtccattgatttaatctagtttgataccttaacgatcatcgatttggctgaaaatttacagaagtgatctacacattaggacttaaaaactaaatggttgagatgccaaaatgtGACGGATTAGttagtctaatgccctatctctagaaaagaccaaaaaaagggatatcttagtggaagggccctatgtgtgtgtgtgtgtgtgtaggtcTTTTatgctaaggaggtccttaactTAGCTTAAGGAACGAAATTCCATATTTTGactacttttcgatcacatattcacatcttaaccgttcagtttttaggtcctaatttatagatcacttatacaaattttcagccaaattgatgatcgttaaggtaacGAATTCGATTAAAccaatgaacgaaccgaatctgtcgaattggaaccgttcgtgttcattactgtaaattgcagttttgaatgccttaacgatcatcaatttggctgaaattttacagagatgatctatacattatggaCCTAAGAACTGAATGGCtaaaatgtgaatatgtgatcgaaaagtggtcaaaaactggaaatccgttcctAAGGCTAAGTTAAGGGATGTCCTTAGCCAAGAAGGACTGTGTatgtaagtgtgtgtgtgtgtgtgtgtatcaagGAGATGTACTTACAAGGATGTTGAGCTTGCCATCAAAGACAGACGAGACAGTTTTAATGAGCTCCTCCCTTTGAGATTTGGACGTGAGGTCACAAACTGTGCCACTCACTTTAAACCCCTTTCTCTTCCATTCTTGAACCCTCTCGTCGATCTGTTCTTGGTTGCGAGCACAGGTATGCACAGTTGCCCCGAGTCCGGCTAGCTCTTCCACAATGGCATATCTAAATCATACGAAATTATTGATATGTTAGTCCTGGAACCAAATCATACGGAGGATTCTGAGAAACGAACTGGTGAAACTTGAATTATAAAATACAGAAACGATTGACGAAGATCGAGAAGAGAGAACTCACCCAATGCCTTTAGTTCCACCGGTAACAAGGGCGGTCATACCCTTTAGAGACCATCTTTGGCTGTTGAACCCCGCCATTAAATTGTTTGTTCAAGTGGTTTTGGTTAACGTACAGGTAGGGGAAAGAAATTAGTAAGCTGTATGATGAGTATGAATAATAATGAAGCAGAACTAATATGTGGGTGTTTAGATAGGCTATGAAAGctgtgtttatatagggtttTTGGTAGACACCGATATTGACATTGACATGAATTGAACCAAATGAAATATTAAAATCATCTAATTAATGAGAACAAAAAAGGATCAAACAGCGTTTTTGCCCTCCTTGGGCTGAGTCAAATTTCTTGTTCAATTAGTGATTGGAAATGTCAATTCAATATATTGAATTTGAACGTAATATATAGAACCATGCACTATGTCAAATATTTATATATTCCTGTATAGGGTTGACCTTGTTCATATATTCGATTCAATACAGGAGGAGGAACGTAAACTGGACTTCTTTACATGACATTAATGTATTTAATCAGTATTAGTGCAAAAATGTCATCGTGCTTAATTGATTCAGTTGATGTTATTCTAATTATCGATCATTTGATATATTAGAATTCAATTTGATAGTATAATAGcattaacaaaaaaatttgaaggGCATGGTGTTGTTGACCTCTTGGAACTTAGTTGACCTAGTGCAATTAATTATCCGTTGGCTTCAATTTCTTTAGCTTTCAGATACGGCTTGCTCCTATTATGGTCATCTTTATACTGTCATTGGTCATTTACCTACATTTTCAAAGTAAGAATTCTACTCTATCTTTGTAAGCTCTAGTGGTTTGACCAAGTAAGCAGAAAATTTGGCCAATTGGTATCATGCAAGAAAACCTAGCATATATATAACACTAGAAGAACACTCATTATCAAAATCTAAACTAGTGCTAGGTTTTCTTCAAGTTCAAGGTTAGAAAATTGAGGCTTGGATAATCTGTGAAGTATAAGTCATAATTAAGACCTTCTATTTTATGGTATATTCAGATTtcagaaaaaattaaaatatgtgaaacatgtgtttgtAGTAGTCTTCCTGTACATTTATACAGGAAGCGGTTGAAGTAAAATAATACTTATTTTTTCTTAAACCAACAAAAATAACATATAAAAGTGGGAATTGCTCAAATTGAATGAAACTCCTCTAGGCCGGACTTCTCTTTCAACTGACTACTAGTACCCTGAACATCCcatgtgtaatttttttttttttttaactactcAGTTTCTCATGATACAATACTTTCATTTGCTTGCAAATGGTGAATGTACGACCATGCTAATTTTAAGTGTGGCAGTATGGGTTACCTCCACAAAGTCAACTATACCCTATTGTTCTATACCCGTAGGCTGTAGCGTACATTTTACGACGGATGACCTTGTTAGATGAAACTGCAAACGTAATAGCTATAAGAGAATCTAAAGTTGATTTCACAAAAATAGTGATAATTATGATATAAACATAGTCAAGAATATAGACTCTTGACGTGTTATGGTTCTGTACTTCCACCAATAACATCAATGTATTGAATTGACAATTCCTAATTTATAAAAAGTTTGACTCAGCCAAATAGGAGGGGCCAGTACGCTGTTTGATCCTTTCTTGCTCATGATCAATCTAAAATTCTGGTATTTCAAGAACGGTGATCTGCAAGATAGCTATATATACCCACAGCTTTCGTAGATTACAGTCATCCACATATCAGCTCATTAATTCTTTCTTATAAGTCAAGAAATACGCAGCTAGCTTAATTTGTTGCCCGAACTTCCAGTACGTACTACCAAATACACAGAAGCAAAAAGATCAATGGCAGGTTTCAACAGCCAAAGATGGTCTCTGAAGGGTATGACCGCACTCGTCACTGGTGGAACTAAAGGCATTGGGTTAGTTTTTGCTTCTCGATCTTCATACCAAACATTTCTGTATTTCTGAATTCATGTTCACTAGTTCGTTGATGGGTATCTTATTTGGTTAATCTCAGAACTAACCATATCAATTTTTCGGTATGCTTTAGATATGCCATCGTGGAAGAGCTGGCCGGACTAGGGGCTACAGTGCATACCTGCGCTCGTAATCAAGAACAGATTGACGAGAGGGTTCGAGAATGGAAGAGCAAGGGTTTTAAAGTGAGTGGCTCAGTGAGTGACCTCACATCTAAATCTCAAAGAGAGGAGCTCATGAGAACTGTTTCCTCTAATTTTGACGGCGAACTTAACATCCTTGTAAGCTTCACtggtttcattatttttctttttccacctTTCTTAAACCAAGTGTACTTATGCTGGTATGTATAAATGTATGTGTATATAGGTAAATAATGCAGCAACAGTCACTCTAAGAAATACTACAGAATATGATCTGGAAGATTTGTCAAGTATGATGAGCACAAATGTTGAATCCCCCTACCATCTTTGTCAACTTGCATATCCCCTCCTCAAGGCCTCCGGAAATGGAAGTATTGTATTCGTCGCCTCCATTGCTGGTTTAAAAGCTCTACCTAGACTATCTGCCTATGCAGCAACGAAAAGTGCCGTCATCCAGATTTCAAAGAACTTGGCGTGTGAATGGGCTAAAGACGGCATTCGAACAAACGCTGTAGCACCTTGGGCTGTTAACACCGGAGTTGAAGTTGAAAACGTAAGCATCCCTTCCAAACCTGCAACTATATGTATAGAACTTAACCTTGAAGGTTCTGCATGTGTTAATGAATTTGAGATATCTAACATTTTAAACTTCATTTTACCTCCAGGATGACCACTCTGACGACTTCAGACGGCTTATAAGTCGAACTCCTATCCGTCGCGTGGCGGAACCTAATGAAATCTCATCACTGGTcacttttctctgccttcctgCTGCTTCTTACATCAATGGACAAGTTGTTAGTGTTGATGGAGGATTTACCGTCAGCGGTTTTTAGGAAACTCGATGTAGGATTGCCAATTAGTCAATCCCTACATTTTCTATATATAACAGTACTCCATAcattctttattcttttttggTGAAATCACCAGCTTCACAATCAGTAAATTGTGGTGCAGTTGTTAACAATAAAATGTCGAAGGTCTTTGTGTATATTTTATACTACTTCgtaaaaaaattgtaaatacaCCTCAGTTGAATATGCATACGTACAGAATTGTTCAGATCTTCCAAATGTGAATAGTTTGTCATATGGCTCAACATCTATCAGACAACGTATATATTGCATTCCAATTACACAATAAGAGGATCTCTCCAGAAAAATGATATCAAACCGTTCCGCATGTAAGGATTATAGTGATGGTCAAGATGGTCAAGGTTCACTAGTCTTACGAGTAAGCAAGGCAACAGCTGTGGCTACTAAGGCTGACACGTGTGATGATAAGACTGGTTATCAAGAATTAATTACTATAACTAATTAGCTGAGTTTGTTAGAGTAAAACAGAATTTGTTAAGCCTAATTCTATATAAAGGCTATGTAAGAATCCCGTGGACCATTCATTCAATATCAGTCActattcttcatcttcttcactctctctctctcttacttctCTGCAAACTCCAGATCTTACATTTTAGCATGGTATCAGATACCATGATAACATTACCACCATGATGCTATAAGCTTAGAGCTTAAGAAAGAAGACGATATACTCACCGAGAGGAAGAGAGTGTTTCAGACAAAATAGCTGAGAGATATTTTCCACAAACTGAATCCAGTACAAATTATTACAACACAAGAGCTATTTATAgcaacaaaaacataaaaccacgaaaaagaaaaacacactAGTAGCTAGCTATTACAGACTGTAAAGCCACATAAGCAACAGATGGCTACTTCATGCATTACAGCTGGACAACATTTTATTGGCAGATTGATGACTTCATACTAGACCATGCACTTCATGTTGACTCGCTAACAGCTCCCCTCAATCTCAGTGGGGGATAGCACACTGAGATTGGTACAATGTTGCTTAAACACTGGGTTATGAAGACCTTTGGTAAAAACATCAGTAGTTTGACTTTCTGAGGTACATATTGAAGCAGAAGATCAATCTTTTCCTATTCGATCTCTCATTCTTTTCCTCTTCGATCTCTCAATCTTTCTTCTCCGATCTTATCAAGATTCAAGTTTTTTGTTCTTGAGCAACAATGGTGGCTACTGCTGTGACTCTTCTTGCTAATCTCTTAAGCATCGTCTCGGTCAAACTCGATGACAACAACTATCCCACATGGCATTTTCAGCTTCGATCTTTGCTTCTTGCTGCTGAGTCTGAGTTAGAATGTGACACAAAATCTATGTCTATGACCTCTATGACTGCAATGGTGGTAAAGAATGGTTCTGTTGCTTCTCAAGATTCCAAGGGAATTTTGCCTACACCTATGCAAAATGGCTATAATGGCTTTGCTGCTTTTAATAATGGAGGCAGAGGTAATGGTGGAGGCTATAGGAACAATGGAGGAGGTTATAATGGGGGATTCAGAAACAATGGAGGAAATGGATTCAATGGGGGAAATGGAAGATTCAGAAACAATGGAGGCAATGGTTTCAACTCTGGTTGGAACAATGGGAATAGGAATGGGAATCAACAGCAGTTTGGTGGAAATGGAAACAGAAACTTTGGTAACAATGGAGGTTTTGGTGGTTATAGGCCTCGGATTGTTTGTCAGATATGTGACAAACCAGGTCATTCATCTCAGACATGCTAGCATCTCAGCAAGGTCAATGGTTCTACTTCAGCTTCAAACATTCTTGAGTGTCAACTCTGTGGCACAAATGGACACTCTGCAACTGAGTGTAGTCAGAGACTTCAGTTTGCTAAACTGCAAGGTCAACAGTGTGCAATGACTGCTTCTTTGCAGCAGAATCATACAACTCCTAATCATGAAGTGTGGATCACAGATTCTGGTGCTTATTCTCACATGACATCAGACATTCAAGTTCTCAATAATGTCACATCCTATTCAGCTGGTGATCAAGTTCAAGTTGGTAATGGTGCAAGTCTTTCTATCAAACATATTGGCAATGGTTCAATTTTTCTTAACAAAAATGCTTTGTTGACACTTAGAAAAATATTACATGTTCCAAAGCTTGCTGCACAGCTTCTGTCTGTCTATCAATTATACAAGGACAATAACTGCAGAATGATTTTTGATGAGTTTTCATTTTTCATACAGGGCAAGGTGACGGGCAAGGTGCTGTTTCAAGGTCTCAGTGAGAATGGACTCTATCCTATACCTGTGTCAACCTCCAGAAATCTTTTCAACTCATCTTCCATTTCAGAGTCAGCTTTTCTTGGATCAAAAGTCACTCAGTCTCTATGGCATAGAAGATTAGGCCATCCTTCCAATGCTATGACATCGTCTATGTTAGCAAAGTCTAGAGTACCTTTTCAATCTGTTGAGTCATCTAGTGTTTGTGAGTCTTGTCTTGCAGGCAAGTTTACTAAACTGCCTTTTCCTACAACTTGTACTAGGTCATCTACACCTTTTCATATAGTTCACTCTGATGTATGAGGTCCCTCTCCACATGTATTCATTGAAGGTTTTAAGTACTATCTCACCTTCATAGATGATAGTACTCGATTTTGTTGAATTTTTCCACTACATAATAAAGCAGAAGTTTGTTCAAAGTTCATTGCTTTTCATTCCTTTGTAACAACTCAGTTTGCTTCTGTTATTAAAATTTTACAAACTAATGGTGAGGGTGAATACCATAGCCATATTTTCCAGTCTTTTCTTGCCAAAAATGGTATTATCCATCAAAAGTCATGTCCATAcacaccacaacaaaatggacttgcagaaaggaaaaatagacaTATTGTAGAAATTGCAATTACTCTTCTTCATCAGTCCTTTCTCCCTCCAAAATTCTAGTTCCATGCTTGTGCAATTGCAGTATTTCTTATAAACAGAATGCCTACTCCCACTTTCTCTATGTCTTCTCTTTTTAAGGTGTTACACTCAAAACCACCTTCTCTGGAGTCATTAAAAGTCTTTGGATGTGCTTGTTTTCCCTTAATGAAGCCTTACAATTCAAACAAACTCCAAGTCAAAACTGTTAAGTGCATCTTCTTGGGGTATGCACCAGAGTATAAgggttttatttgttttaatccTTCCAATTCCAAGTTCATCATTTCCAGACATGTTGTGTTTGATGAGTCTTCTTTTCCCCATCAATTTCTTAGTTCGTCATCTCAGCCTACTTCTTTTACATCATCATCCTCTCATCCTGTTCAAGTTATTCTTAGACACCCTTCTAGaaataaaaattcaagttcTACAGTCCATTCTGCACAGCACCTAGCCACACCTGTCCTCCCTACATCAACACAAGATCAATCTTGTTCAAGTTTAGTGCCTATTCCTGCAGTACAACTTCAGAGTTCAGTGTCTCCTATTGCAGGGCAACTTCAGCTATCTACTCCTTCTCATTTATCTGATATCGATAAAACTGTTCCTAGCTTTTCAAGTGATTTTGTTCTTTAGCCTGGAGAAGTGTATATTCCTATCTCAGCCATTGAGATTCATTTGAATCCTCCTGCTACAGAAACAGCTGGTATTATATCTACCTTCATCCCTCAATATGAGATTTCTAAAGTTTCTGTTAATCCTCATGTCATGACAACTAGAAGCAAGAATGGAATATTCAAAAAGAAGGCATTTGTTGCTTCTGCATCGTGTGACCTCAATGCTATAGAACCTTCTTCGTATAAAAAGGCTATGGAAATACCAGTTTGGCAGCAAGCAATGCAAGAAGAATTTGACGCATTAACCAAACAAGGAACTTGGATTTTAGTTCCTCCTCAAGCTGATAAGAATTTGGTAAGCTGTAAGTGGGTTTTTAAGGTAAAGAGAAATTCGGATGGTTCCATTTCAAGGCAGAAAGCAAGATTGGTGGCAAGGGGTTTTAGTCAAGAAGAAGGTATT
Above is a genomic segment from Rosa chinensis cultivar Old Blush chromosome 3, RchiOBHm-V2, whole genome shotgun sequence containing:
- the LOC112193712 gene encoding tropinone reductase homolog, whose translation is MAGFNSQRWSLKGMTALVTGGTKGIGYAIVEELAGLGATVHTCARNQEQIDERVQEWKRKGFKVSGTVCDLTSKSQREELIKTVSSVFDGKLNILVNNAASVTLRRTEEYTLEDLSSMMGTNVESSYHLCQLSYPLLKASENASIVFIASIAGAIALPRLSAYAATKSAVIQISKNLACEWARDKIRTNTVAPWAVNTGVKVENDDHSEDFRRLIGRTPIRRVAEPNEISSLVSFLCLPAASYINGQVVNVDGGFTVSGF
- the LOC112195001 gene encoding tropinone reductase homolog, with protein sequence MAGFNSQRWSLKGMTALVTGGTKGIGYAIVEELAGLGATVHTCARNQEQIDERVREWKSKGFKVSGSVSDLTSKSQREELMRTVSSNFDGELNILVNNAATVTLRNTTEYDLEDLSSMMSTNVESPYHLCQLAYPLLKASGNGSIVFVASIAGLKALPRLSAYAATKSAVIQISKNLACEWAKDGIRTNAVAPWAVNTGVEVENDDHSDDFRRLISRTPIRRVAEPNEISSLVTFLCLPAASYINGQVVSVDGGFTVSGF